Proteins from a genomic interval of Cucumis melo cultivar AY chromosome 7, USDA_Cmelo_AY_1.0, whole genome shotgun sequence:
- the LOC103493039 gene encoding jasmonate-induced oxygenase 4 isoform X2 gives MALQSSEPQIRVQKLLETHPSQVPPQYIQPPHHRPSHTNNSTHLSIPVIDLFGFDPSHRPAVRAAIGRESGEWGAFQVINHGIPISLLNRMRAAALSFFRDYSVSDKLAYACDPNSFASEGYGTQMLLDKHVHSQSSVLDWRDYFDHHTLPLSRRNPSNWPHFPSDYRELMAQYSDCMKLLSQRLLALISESIGLPSSWMEDAITGMGAEEGFYQNITVSYYPPCPQPDLTLGLQSHSDIGAITLLIQDDVSGLQVLSGQGDWVTVHPLSPDAIVVILADQTEEVGLVILHCSYGSSLHDKPNSGTSLILGGWNDVIQTWDKLGME, from the exons ATGGCGCTACAATCATCCGAACCACAAATCAGAGTCCAAAAATTACTCGAAACACATCCCTCTCAGGTTCCGCCCCAATACATCCAGCCGCCGCACCACCGTCCCTCCCACACTAACAATTCCACCCACCTCTCAATTCCGGTGATCGACCTTTTCGGATTCGATCCGTCCCACAGACCAGCTGTTCGAGCCGCCATTGGTCGAGAATCGGGCGAATGGGGAGCTTTTCAAGTCATCAACCATGGAATTCCCATATCATTGCTGAACCGGATGAGAGCTGCGGCTCTGTCTTTTTTCAGAGATTATTCCGTCTCCGATAAGCTCGCCTACGCTTGCGATCCCAATTCCTTCGCTTCCGAGGGTTATGGCACACAAATGCTCCTCGATAAACATGTCCACTCCCAATCTTCGGTGCTTGATTGGAGAGATTACTTTGATCACCATACACTGCCGCTTTCACGCCGTAATCCTTCTAATTGGCCTCATTTTCCTTCCGATTACAGGGAGCTTATGGCACAGTACAGCGATTGTATGAAATTGCTTTCTCAGCGTCTCTTAGCCCTTATCTCTGAAAGTATTGGGCTGCCTTCGTCGTGGATGGAGGATGCCATTACTGGTATGGGTGCGGAGGAAGGTTTTTATCAGAATATTACTGTTAGTTATTACCCTCCATGTCCTCAGCCTGACTTGACTCTTGGTCTGCAATCTCACTCCGACATTGGCGCCATCACTTTGCTAATACAAGATGATGTTAGCGGCCTTCAGGTTCTCAGTGGGCAAGGTGATTGGGTTACTGTTCATCCTCTGTCTCCTGATGCCATTGTCGTCATTTTAGCTGACCAAACTGAG GAGGTTGGTTTGGTCATACTCCATTGCTCCTATGGTTCCAGCTTACATGACAAACCCAACTCGGGGACGAGTTTGATACTCGGGGGGTGGAATGATGTAATACAAACCTGGGACAAACTCGGGATGGAATGA
- the LOC127150160 gene encoding uncharacterized protein LOC127150160 isoform X3, whose product MAQLEEVVSTVKTNNHLVAAEPSVNLGNVYDEICNLVSEVRIIAAKQTDEERSNKSSMFFACEPPSFGEDTDPLVAQRWILILENIFDLIRCSDKQKVSFASLRLKDAAFSWWMVLHTDLEADGVTVTWEKLKELFEKRYLPRWLKLEKFRELCNLEQGDGTVAEYDEQFIKLASLAHEFIPDEAWEARLFGDGLRADIRAQICFSNNVSYAEVRNLALMEEQRINK is encoded by the coding sequence ATGGCTCAATTGGAAGAAGTTGTTTCTACAGTGAAGACTAACAATCACTTAGTTGCAGCTGAACCATCAGTGAATTTGGGAAATGTTTATGACGAAATTTGCAATTTAGTAAGTGAAGTTAGGATTATTGCAGCTAAACAGACTGATGAAGAACGTTCCAACAAGTCTAGTATGTTTTTTGCCTGTGAACCTCCTAGTTTTGGAGAAGACACTGATCCCTTAGTTGCTCAACGCtggattttaattttagagAATATCTTTGATTTGATACGATGTTCAGACAAGCAAAAAGTTTCTTTCGCTAGTTTACGACTGAAAGATGCTGCATTTTCTTGGTGGATGGTGTTGCATACGGACTTGGAGGCTGATGGGGTTACAGTTACGTGGGAGAAATTAAAAGAATTGTTTGAGAAGAGATATTTACCTCGTTGGTTGAAGCTGGAGAAGTTTCGTGAACTCTGTAATTTGGAGCAAGGAGATGGAACTGTAGCTGAGTATGATGAACAATTCATTAAGTTGGCTTCTCTTGCTCACGAGTTTATTCCAGATGAAGCTTGGGAAGCTCGCTTGTTTGGTGATGGTTTAAGGGCAGATATTAGAGCACAAATTTGCTTCTCAAACAATGTGTCGTACGCCGAGGTTAGAAACCTGGCATTAATGGAGGAACAGCGCATTAACAAATAA
- the LOC127150160 gene encoding uncharacterized protein LOC127150160 isoform X2, which produces MGKRMAQLEEVVSTVKTNNHLVAAEPSVNLGNVYDEICNLVSEVRIIAAKQTDEERSNKSSMFFACEPPSFGEDTDPLVAQRWILILENIFDLIRCSDKQKVSFASLRLKDAAFSWWMVLHTDLEADGVTVTWEKLKELFEKRYLPRWLKLEKFRELCNLEQGDGTVAEYDEQFIKLASLAHEFIPDEAWEARLFGDGLRADIRAQICFSNNVSYAEVRNLALMEEQRINK; this is translated from the exons ATGG GAAAAAGAATGGCTCAATTGGAAGAAGTTGTTTCTACAGTGAAGACTAACAATCACTTAGTTGCAGCTGAACCATCAGTGAATTTGGGAAATGTTTATGACGAAATTTGCAATTTAGTAAGTGAAGTTAGGATTATTGCAGCTAAACAGACTGATGAAGAACGTTCCAACAAGTCTAGTATGTTTTTTGCCTGTGAACCTCCTAGTTTTGGAGAAGACACTGATCCCTTAGTTGCTCAACGCtggattttaattttagagAATATCTTTGATTTGATACGATGTTCAGACAAGCAAAAAGTTTCTTTCGCTAGTTTACGACTGAAAGATGCTGCATTTTCTTGGTGGATGGTGTTGCATACGGACTTGGAGGCTGATGGGGTTACAGTTACGTGGGAGAAATTAAAAGAATTGTTTGAGAAGAGATATTTACCTCGTTGGTTGAAGCTGGAGAAGTTTCGTGAACTCTGTAATTTGGAGCAAGGAGATGGAACTGTAGCTGAGTATGATGAACAATTCATTAAGTTGGCTTCTCTTGCTCACGAGTTTATTCCAGATGAAGCTTGGGAAGCTCGCTTGTTTGGTGATGGTTTAAGGGCAGATATTAGAGCACAAATTTGCTTCTCAAACAATGTGTCGTACGCCGAGGTTAGAAACCTGGCATTAATGGAGGAACAGCGCATTAACAAATAA
- the LOC103493039 gene encoding jasmonate-induced oxygenase 4 isoform X1, protein MALQSSEPQIRVQKLLETHPSQVPPQYIQPPHHRPSHTNNSTHLSIPVIDLFGFDPSHRPAVRAAIGRESGEWGAFQVINHGIPISLLNRMRAAALSFFRDYSVSDKLAYACDPNSFASEGYGTQMLLDKHVHSQSSVLDWRDYFDHHTLPLSRRNPSNWPHFPSDYRELMAQYSDCMKLLSQRLLALISESIGLPSSWMEDAITGMGAEEGFYQNITVSYYPPCPQPDLTLGLQSHSDIGAITLLIQDDVSGLQVLSGQGDWVTVHPLSPDAIVVILADQTEILTNGKCKSAEHRVITNSSRARLSISAFHDPPKAVKISPAAELVSESSPLRYREVIYGDYTSSWYSNGPEGRRNLDAVKLYN, encoded by the exons ATGGCGCTACAATCATCCGAACCACAAATCAGAGTCCAAAAATTACTCGAAACACATCCCTCTCAGGTTCCGCCCCAATACATCCAGCCGCCGCACCACCGTCCCTCCCACACTAACAATTCCACCCACCTCTCAATTCCGGTGATCGACCTTTTCGGATTCGATCCGTCCCACAGACCAGCTGTTCGAGCCGCCATTGGTCGAGAATCGGGCGAATGGGGAGCTTTTCAAGTCATCAACCATGGAATTCCCATATCATTGCTGAACCGGATGAGAGCTGCGGCTCTGTCTTTTTTCAGAGATTATTCCGTCTCCGATAAGCTCGCCTACGCTTGCGATCCCAATTCCTTCGCTTCCGAGGGTTATGGCACACAAATGCTCCTCGATAAACATGTCCACTCCCAATCTTCGGTGCTTGATTGGAGAGATTACTTTGATCACCATACACTGCCGCTTTCACGCCGTAATCCTTCTAATTGGCCTCATTTTCCTTCCGATTACAGGGAGCTTATGGCACAGTACAGCGATTGTATGAAATTGCTTTCTCAGCGTCTCTTAGCCCTTATCTCTGAAAGTATTGGGCTGCCTTCGTCGTGGATGGAGGATGCCATTACTGGTATGGGTGCGGAGGAAGGTTTTTATCAGAATATTACTGTTAGTTATTACCCTCCATGTCCTCAGCCTGACTTGACTCTTGGTCTGCAATCTCACTCCGACATTGGCGCCATCACTTTGCTAATACAAGATGATGTTAGCGGCCTTCAGGTTCTCAGTGGGCAAGGTGATTGGGTTACTGTTCATCCTCTGTCTCCTGATGCCATTGTCGTCATTTTAGCTGACCAAACTGAG ATTCTAACTAATGGGAAGTGCAAAAGTGCGGAACATAGGGTGATTACAAATTCTAGCAGGGCAAGACTCTCGATTTCTGCTTTTCATGATCCGCCGAAGGCAGTAAAAATATCGCCTGCTGCAGAGCTTGTTAGTGAGTCTTCCCCCCTTAGATATCGGGAAGTTATTTATGGAGATTATACATCATCATGGTACTCGAACGGCCCTGAAGGAAGAAGAAATCTGGATGCAGTCAAGCTATACAACTAG
- the LOC103493041 gene encoding uncharacterized protein LOC103493041 yields the protein MGEEMEQLVNMGFPDELAAQALAATGGKSTLKATEWILNHKSSSPSPKPNLTISSNPNLQPKLDRFFHFHPRPPPPSAPKHPVDDNPTPSKRPKLQPPPDEPLSERMRPRTIDDVVGQDHLLAKNSILRSSLDCNRLPSIVLWGPPGTGKTSIAKAIVGSTSSFSQSFRFVSLSAVTSGVKDVRDAVEEARKIRIKNNKRTVLFLDEVHRFNKSQQDSFLPVIEDGSIIFLGATTENPSFHLITPLLSRSRVLTLNPLKPHHVALILKRAVDDSDKGLARTVSMGVQIGEDAIDFIAAHCDGDARTALNALEISAITAAARSNSAQIDDRNVEDPDGNTTNVESSVAVVTLDDVKEALQCKHLAYDKAGEEHYNLISALHKSMRGSDADASIYWLARMLEGGEQPLYIARRLVRFASEDVGLADPLALNQAVSCYQACHFIGMPECNVILAQCVAYLALAPKSIAVYRAMGAAEKVVRESVGQNEGVPLHLRNAPTKLMKEIGYGKGYIYTPDNPSATQSFLPPSLKGYKFLNWPDSEDTKK from the coding sequence ATGGGGGAAGAAATGGAGCAACTTGTAAACATGGGTTTTCCCGACGAACTGGCCGCTCAAGCCTTAGCAGCCACCGGCGGCAAGTCCACTCTCAAAGCCACTGAATGGATTCTCAATCATAAATCCTCTTCTCCTTCCCCTAAACCTAATCTCACCATTTCTTCTAACCCTAATCTCCAGCCCAAACTCGACCGCTTCTTCCATTTCCACCCCCGCCCACCTCCCCCCTCCGCCCCCAAACACCCCGTTGACGATAACCCTACCCCTTCCAAGCGTCCGAAACTCCAACCGCCCCCGGATGAGCCTTTGTCGGAGCGGATGCGACCTCGAACCATTGATGATGTGGTTGGGCAAGATCATCTACTAGCGAAGAATTCGATCCTTCGTTCATCTCTGGATTGCAATCGGTTGCCTTCGATTGTCCTTTGGGGTCCGCCTGGTACAGGTAAGACCTCCATTGCCAAAGCTATTGTTGGTTCTACTTCTTCTTTCTCTCAGTCTTTTCGATTTGTGTCTTTGTCTGCTGTTACTTCCGGCGTCAAGGACGTTAGGGATGCTGTTGAGGAAGCTAGAAAAATTAGAATCAAGAATAATAAGAGGACTGTTTTGTTTTTGGATGAGGTTCACAGGTTCAACAAATCCCAACAGGATTCCTTTTTGCCTGTCATTGAAGATGGAAGCATCATCTTCTTGGGTGCTACTACAGAGAATCCTTCTTTCCATTTGATCACTCCATTGTTGTCCAGATCTAGAGTTCTTACTCTTAACCCTTTGAAACCCCACCATGTTGCTTTAATTTTGAAACGAGCTGTGGATGATTCTGATAAGGGATTAGCTCGAACTGTTTCCATGGGTGTTCAAATTGGGGAGGATGCTATTGATTTCATAGCGGCTCATTGTGATGGCGATGCTAGGACTGCTTTGAATGCTTTGGAGATCTCTGCTATCACTGCTGCAGCTCGATCCAACTCCGCTCAAATCGACGATCGCAATGTAGAAGACCCCGATGGGAATACTACCAATGTCGAATCGTCTGTAGCTGTTGTTACTCTTGATGATGTAAAGGAGGCACTTCAATGCAAGCATCTTGCTTATGATAAAGCTGGGGAAGAACACTACAATCTCATAAGTGCACTTCACAAATCCATGAGAGGAAGTGATGCAGATGCTTCAATTTACTGGTTGGCAAGAATGTTGGAAGGTGGAGAACAGCCATTGTATATAGCTAGGAGACTTGTAAGGTTTGCAAGCGAAGACGTCGGGTTAGCGGACCCATTAGCTCTCAATCAAGCTGTTTCTTGCTATCAAGCTTGCCACTTCATAGGCATGCCTGAGTGCAATGTCATTCTAGCTCAATGCGTCGCGTATTTAGCACTTGCGCCGAAGTCAATTGCGGTGTATCGAGCAATGGGAGCTGCAGAGAAGGTAGTGAGGGAATCTGTTGGACAGAATGAGGGTGTGCCTCTACATTTGAGGAATGCTCCAACAAAGTTGATGAAGGAAATTGGATATGGGAAGGGATATATTTACACTCCAGATAATCCATCAGCAACACAAAGCTTTCTTCCACCTTCTCTAAAAGGATACAAATTTCTTAACTGGCCAGACTCGGAAGatacaaaaaaatga
- the LOC103493040 gene encoding oxygen-dependent coproporphyrinogen-III oxidase, chloroplastic, translated as MSSTPIFSPSSPSPSPLAPFSFSQKPSLPLDHNHFASHSSNFYKNKSLLFRKNLRTASFPIMAVSIEKETPIAERPDSFLTAYDKATGGISSGSSSVRPRFEKMIRDAQDSVCDAIEKADGGGKFKEDVWSRPGGGGGISRVLQDGAVWEKAGVNVSVVYGVMPPDAYRAAKAAAAHQKPGDIPFFAAGISSVLHPKNPFAPTLHFNYRYFETDAPKDAPGAPRQWWFGGGTDLTPSYIFEEDVKHFHSEQKKACDKFDPSFYPRFKKWCDDYFYIKHRGERRGLGGIFFDDLNDYDQEMLLAFATECANSVIPAYIPIIERRKDTPFTEQHKAWQQLRRGRYVEFNLVYDRGTTFGLKTGGRIESILVSLPLTARWEYDHKPEEGSEEWKLLDACMNPREWI; from the exons ATGTCTTCCACCCCCATTTTCTCTCCTTCTTCTCCCTCCCCTTCCCCTCTCGCTCCCTTCTCATTCTCACAGAAGCCCTCTTTACCTCTCGATCACAACCATTTTGCCTCCCATTCCTCCAATTTCTACAAGAACAAGTCCCTTCTTTTCAGGAAAAATCTCAGAACAGCATCTTTCCCCATCATGGCTGTTTCTATCGAGAAGGAAACCCCCATCGCCGAACGCCCTGATTCCTTCCTTACTGCATACGACAAAGCCACTGGAGGAATCTCTTCCGGTTCTTCTTCTGTTAGGCCTCGCTTCGAGAAGATGATTAGGGATGCTCAGGACAGTGTTTGCGACGCTATTGAGAAAGCCGATGGTGGTGGTAAGTTTAAGGAGGATGTTTGGTCTAGACCTGGTGGTGGTGGCGGTATCAGTAGGGTTCTTCAAGATGGTGCTGTTTGGGAGAAGGCTGGCGTTAATGTCTCCGTTGTCTATGGAGTTATGCCTCCTGATGCTTACAGAGCTGCCAAAGCTGCTGCTGCTCATCAGAAGCCTGGTGATATTCCATTCTTTGCCGCCGGGATTAGCTCA GTTTTACATCCTAAGAACCCCTTTGCACCTACTTTGCATTTCAACTATCGATATTTCGAGACGGATGCTCCCAAAG ATGCCCCCGGTGCACCTAGGCAATGGTGGTTTGGTGGTGGGACTGATTTAACTCCTTCCTACATCTTTGAGGAAGACGTCAAGCATTTCCACTCG GAACAAAAAAAAGCCTGTGACAAATTTGATCCATCCTTCTATCCTCGATTCAAAAAATGGTGCGATGATTACTTCTATATCAAG CACCGAGGGGAAAGGCGAGGTCTTGGAGGAATATTTTTCGACGATTTAAATGACTACGATCAAGAGATGCTTCTAGCATTTGCCACCG AGTGCGCCAATTCTGTGATTCCTGCCTACATACCCATCATAGAGAGAAGAAAGGATACCCCATTTACCGAACAGCACAAAGCATGGCAACAACTTCGCAGAGGCCGCTATGTCGAATTCAACTTG GTTTACGATCGTGGTACTACATTTGGATTGAAAACAGGAGGTCGGATTGAAAGTATTTTGGTATCACTCCCTCTAACAGCGAGATGGGAATATGACCAT AAACCTGAGGAGGGAAGTGAAGAATGGAAATTATTGGATGCGTGCATGAACCCAAGAGAATGGATCTAA
- the LOC103493039 gene encoding jasmonate-induced oxygenase 4 isoform X3, translating into MALQSSEPQIRVQKLLETHPSQVPPQYIQPPHHRPSHTNNSTHLSIPVIDLFGFDPSHRPAVRAAIGRESGEWGAFQVINHGIPISLLNRMRAAALSFFRDYSVSDKLAYACDPNSFASEGYGTQMLLDKHVHSQSSVLDWRDYFDHHTLPLSRRNPSNWPHFPSDYRELMAQYSDCMKLLSQRLLALISESIGLPSSWMEDAITGMGAEEGFYQNITVSYYPPCPQPDLTLGLQSHSDIGAITLLIQDDVSGLQVLSGQGDWVTVHPLSPDAIVVILADQTEINVCGGKIDHS; encoded by the exons ATGGCGCTACAATCATCCGAACCACAAATCAGAGTCCAAAAATTACTCGAAACACATCCCTCTCAGGTTCCGCCCCAATACATCCAGCCGCCGCACCACCGTCCCTCCCACACTAACAATTCCACCCACCTCTCAATTCCGGTGATCGACCTTTTCGGATTCGATCCGTCCCACAGACCAGCTGTTCGAGCCGCCATTGGTCGAGAATCGGGCGAATGGGGAGCTTTTCAAGTCATCAACCATGGAATTCCCATATCATTGCTGAACCGGATGAGAGCTGCGGCTCTGTCTTTTTTCAGAGATTATTCCGTCTCCGATAAGCTCGCCTACGCTTGCGATCCCAATTCCTTCGCTTCCGAGGGTTATGGCACACAAATGCTCCTCGATAAACATGTCCACTCCCAATCTTCGGTGCTTGATTGGAGAGATTACTTTGATCACCATACACTGCCGCTTTCACGCCGTAATCCTTCTAATTGGCCTCATTTTCCTTCCGATTACAGGGAGCTTATGGCACAGTACAGCGATTGTATGAAATTGCTTTCTCAGCGTCTCTTAGCCCTTATCTCTGAAAGTATTGGGCTGCCTTCGTCGTGGATGGAGGATGCCATTACTGGTATGGGTGCGGAGGAAGGTTTTTATCAGAATATTACTGTTAGTTATTACCCTCCATGTCCTCAGCCTGACTTGACTCTTGGTCTGCAATCTCACTCCGACATTGGCGCCATCACTTTGCTAATACAAGATGATGTTAGCGGCCTTCAGGTTCTCAGTGGGCAAGGTGATTGGGTTACTGTTCATCCTCTGTCTCCTGATGCCATTGTCGTCATTTTAGCTGACCAAACTGAG ATCAATGTTTGTGGGGGCAAAATAGACCATTCATGA
- the LOC127150160 gene encoding uncharacterized protein LOC127150160 isoform X1, translated as MDLGKRMAQLEEVVSTVKTNNHLVAAEPSVNLGNVYDEICNLVSEVRIIAAKQTDEERSNKSSMFFACEPPSFGEDTDPLVAQRWILILENIFDLIRCSDKQKVSFASLRLKDAAFSWWMVLHTDLEADGVTVTWEKLKELFEKRYLPRWLKLEKFRELCNLEQGDGTVAEYDEQFIKLASLAHEFIPDEAWEARLFGDGLRADIRAQICFSNNVSYAEVRNLALMEEQRINK; from the exons ATGG ATTTAGGAAAAAGAATGGCTCAATTGGAAGAAGTTGTTTCTACAGTGAAGACTAACAATCACTTAGTTGCAGCTGAACCATCAGTGAATTTGGGAAATGTTTATGACGAAATTTGCAATTTAGTAAGTGAAGTTAGGATTATTGCAGCTAAACAGACTGATGAAGAACGTTCCAACAAGTCTAGTATGTTTTTTGCCTGTGAACCTCCTAGTTTTGGAGAAGACACTGATCCCTTAGTTGCTCAACGCtggattttaattttagagAATATCTTTGATTTGATACGATGTTCAGACAAGCAAAAAGTTTCTTTCGCTAGTTTACGACTGAAAGATGCTGCATTTTCTTGGTGGATGGTGTTGCATACGGACTTGGAGGCTGATGGGGTTACAGTTACGTGGGAGAAATTAAAAGAATTGTTTGAGAAGAGATATTTACCTCGTTGGTTGAAGCTGGAGAAGTTTCGTGAACTCTGTAATTTGGAGCAAGGAGATGGAACTGTAGCTGAGTATGATGAACAATTCATTAAGTTGGCTTCTCTTGCTCACGAGTTTATTCCAGATGAAGCTTGGGAAGCTCGCTTGTTTGGTGATGGTTTAAGGGCAGATATTAGAGCACAAATTTGCTTCTCAAACAATGTGTCGTACGCCGAGGTTAGAAACCTGGCATTAATGGAGGAACAGCGCATTAACAAATAA